A DNA window from Shewanella baltica contains the following coding sequences:
- a CDS encoding cytochrome b/b6 domain-containing protein, translated as MSSSKPTALEVKSYPVWDKPTRLFHWINVILVLALILVGGIMMYRTELGITELTGKIGLKTLHVCIGYAFAINLIIRLVWGFVGNKYARFSHMFPNANSKNELMTYKSELAAGKNPQYLGHNPKGKFAVLGIMLLLVTIMVTGLLRAGTDIYYPPLGSAVQSYLADTNVDPASLKPYDATGVNTEKADALKPLKGLAGEVHVYAVYLLMLLILLHVFAVVYTEVKRQPGIISAMFSGKKIIQGQPKDE; from the coding sequence ATGTCCAGCAGTAAACCCACCGCGCTTGAAGTCAAATCCTACCCTGTGTGGGACAAACCGACTCGATTATTCCATTGGATAAATGTCATTCTCGTGCTCGCACTCATATTAGTGGGTGGCATCATGATGTATCGCACTGAGTTGGGCATCACTGAGTTAACCGGCAAAATTGGCTTAAAAACTTTACACGTATGCATAGGATATGCGTTTGCAATCAACCTCATCATTCGCCTTGTGTGGGGTTTTGTCGGTAACAAATATGCGCGTTTCAGCCATATGTTTCCCAATGCCAATAGCAAAAATGAGTTAATGACCTATAAGTCAGAACTGGCCGCGGGTAAAAATCCGCAGTATTTAGGCCATAATCCTAAAGGCAAATTTGCTGTCCTCGGCATTATGCTGCTGTTAGTTACTATCATGGTAACTGGGCTTTTACGCGCAGGAACAGATATTTACTACCCGCCATTGGGTAGTGCAGTACAAAGCTATCTGGCCGATACCAATGTCGATCCAGCAAGCTTAAAACCCTATGATGCCACTGGGGTGAATACCGAGAAAGCGGATGCGCTTAAACCGCTGAAGGGACTTGCCGGTGAAGTTCACGTTTATGCGGTTTATCTACTTATGCTACTGATTTTACTGCATGTATTCGCAGTGGTTTATACCGAAGTTAAACGTCAACCTGGGATTATTTCAGCCATGTTCTCTGGCAAGAAGATCATCCAAGGTCAGCCAAAAGACGAGTAA
- the pnuC gene encoding nicotinamide riboside transporter PnuC: MTDLWLTLVESMNAAFGEVHVMTAWEALAVLLAMAYLLLAMKASVWCWAAAFASTAIYTVLFWKVSLLMESVLNIYYMVMALYGYWLWTQGGDKHQGVKVTTWPLKTHLKLIAVTGVISLLVGHGMATYTQAAFPYLDAATTCFAVMTTYLVAKKVLENWLYWVVIDIVSIYLYLSKGLMLTSLLFVLYVGLAVVGYFLWRTALADAREANALKLLS, encoded by the coding sequence ATGACAGATTTATGGTTAACCTTGGTCGAGAGTATGAATGCGGCCTTTGGTGAAGTCCATGTGATGACCGCATGGGAAGCCTTGGCGGTACTGCTAGCCATGGCATATCTACTGCTGGCGATGAAGGCGAGCGTCTGGTGCTGGGCGGCGGCCTTTGCCAGTACCGCCATTTACACTGTGTTGTTTTGGAAGGTGTCGTTACTGATGGAGTCAGTGCTGAATATCTATTATATGGTGATGGCGCTCTATGGATATTGGCTCTGGACCCAAGGCGGAGATAAACATCAAGGGGTAAAAGTGACCACTTGGCCGTTGAAAACCCACTTGAAACTGATCGCGGTGACGGGCGTTATTTCGCTATTAGTCGGTCACGGCATGGCAACGTATACCCAAGCCGCGTTCCCGTATTTAGATGCGGCCACGACCTGTTTTGCTGTGATGACGACCTATTTAGTGGCTAAGAAAGTACTTGAGAATTGGCTCTACTGGGTCGTCATCGACATAGTGTCTATATACCTCTATCTCAGCAAAGGCTTGATGCTGACCTCGTTATTATTCGTACTCTATGTGGGGCTTGCTGTAGTAGGGTATTTCCTGTGGCGCACTGCATTAGCCGACGCCCGTGAGGCCAATGCGTTGAAGTTACTCAGTTAA
- a CDS encoding LuxR C-terminal-related transcriptional regulator, translated as MFKILHWIVVSRSQVLMELLAGRWPQEFLVKLTQVSPDEMCEQIKDNHASMVVIDLATVDLQKAHQFQRLLAREQPSVRVVYLQFPKQVDARFLMQAATTAGVFYLDAGLTEISLGFSNILRGHRVIPIQLVNGVNDDFGLFEDTEPLTIREREVLQALLTGSTNLDIANQLFVSESTIKTHLYRVFRKIGVSSRGQAIAWAQTYLHDVVV; from the coding sequence ATGTTCAAAATATTACATTGGATTGTAGTGTCACGATCGCAAGTATTAATGGAACTGCTAGCAGGACGTTGGCCACAGGAGTTTCTCGTTAAGTTGACGCAAGTCAGCCCAGATGAGATGTGTGAACAAATCAAGGATAATCATGCCTCCATGGTAGTGATTGATTTAGCGACTGTTGATCTTCAAAAAGCCCATCAATTTCAGCGTTTACTTGCCCGTGAACAACCAAGTGTACGAGTCGTCTATTTACAATTCCCTAAACAAGTGGATGCGCGCTTTTTAATGCAAGCAGCCACAACCGCAGGGGTGTTTTATCTCGATGCGGGTTTAACTGAGATTAGCCTAGGATTCTCGAATATTTTACGAGGACATAGGGTGATCCCAATTCAACTCGTCAATGGGGTGAACGATGACTTTGGTTTGTTCGAGGATACTGAACCGCTGACGATTCGTGAGCGAGAAGTATTACAAGCACTCTTAACGGGTAGTACTAACTTAGATATTGCCAATCAGTTGTTTGTCAGTGAAAGCACGATAAAAACCCATTTGTACCGAGTATTCCGTAAGATAGGTGTGTCGAGCCGTGGTCAAGCGATCGCGTGGGCGCAGACCTATTTGCACGATGTGGTGGTTTAA
- a CDS encoding PaaI family thioesterase, whose protein sequence is MKVNSDFFPLTQMAQRFVDQLAQCRRLGLTVLEASEHHVLIELPYSTELIGYPDTGVIHGGVITTLMDTACGSAVVSAIFHKFKLLEISPTLDLRVDYMKPAQPHKPVFGFAECYKLSSNIAFTRAIAYQDSIDDPIAHAVGSFMRISPEMVGDAFRQALMGDAVPAIGECDERK, encoded by the coding sequence ATGAAGGTCAATTCGGATTTTTTCCCGTTGACCCAAATGGCTCAGCGGTTTGTGGATCAATTAGCTCAGTGTCGTCGCCTCGGTTTAACGGTACTGGAGGCGAGTGAGCATCATGTGTTGATTGAGTTACCCTACAGCACTGAATTAATTGGGTATCCCGATACCGGTGTTATCCATGGTGGGGTGATCACTACTTTAATGGATACCGCGTGTGGTAGTGCAGTCGTGAGCGCAATTTTCCATAAATTCAAACTATTAGAAATATCACCTACGCTCGATTTGCGGGTGGACTACATGAAGCCGGCTCAGCCCCATAAGCCTGTATTTGGTTTTGCAGAATGCTATAAGTTGTCTTCTAATATTGCTTTTACCCGTGCAATTGCTTACCAAGACAGTATTGACGATCCCATCGCCCATGCCGTCGGCTCTTTTATGCGGATAAGCCCTGAAATGGTCGGTGATGCCTTTAGGCAAGCGTTAATGGGTGACGCCGTGCCTGCGATAGGAGAGTGTGATGAGCGCAAATAA
- the hinT gene encoding purine nucleoside phosphoramidase: MAEETIFSKIIRREIPADILYQDELVTAFRDISPKAPTHILIVPNHLIPTANDMKASDEPVLGRMMTVAAKLAAEAGIAKDGYRLIMNCNQHGGQEVYHIHFHLVGGEPLGPMLSQGK, translated from the coding sequence ATGGCCGAAGAAACGATTTTCAGCAAAATTATTCGTCGCGAAATTCCCGCGGATATTCTGTATCAAGATGAACTTGTGACTGCCTTTAGAGACATTTCCCCTAAGGCGCCAACGCATATTTTGATTGTGCCGAATCACTTGATCCCAACGGCGAACGACATGAAAGCCTCTGATGAGCCGGTACTTGGCCGTATGATGACGGTTGCGGCTAAATTGGCGGCGGAAGCGGGTATCGCTAAAGATGGCTACCGACTGATCATGAACTGCAATCAACACGGTGGACAAGAAGTCTATCACATTCATTTCCACCTTGTGGGCGGGGAGCCTCTGGGGCCCATGTTGAGCCAAGGAAAATGA
- a CDS encoding YcfL family protein: MKQIYTGLLLAAVLTLGACASHTAGISVSSLGETRVDNTSFARDIGVESVDARRVGDLVQGSALIVSKSSTDMRVQYKFTWYDASGYTIEDEATSWKSVKLHGKQQLQVAAVAPNAQAVKFDVYVRETFSN; this comes from the coding sequence ATGAAACAAATTTATACAGGACTATTATTGGCCGCGGTGCTGACCTTAGGCGCTTGTGCCTCACATACCGCAGGTATTTCAGTGAGTTCGCTTGGTGAAACCCGTGTCGATAATACCAGTTTTGCCCGAGATATTGGAGTTGAAAGTGTGGATGCACGCCGAGTTGGCGATTTAGTGCAGGGCTCAGCGCTGATTGTTAGCAAATCATCAACTGACATGCGTGTGCAGTATAAATTCACTTGGTACGATGCCAGCGGCTACACCATAGAAGATGAAGCGACGAGCTGGAAATCGGTCAAGCTGCATGGCAAGCAACAATTGCAAGTCGCCGCCGTGGCGCCCAATGCCCAAGCGGTTAAATTTGATGTGTACGTGCGCGAAACCTTTTCGAATTAA
- a CDS encoding DUF6279 family lipoprotein, which yields MKKGVMLLVCLLGLSACSTKFSYHFLDWAIGWEQEDYVTLDKPQQKAFDALIEKFVLWHQSKELSHYVVQLTEVESLIKTNTLTPVLWAEHVEIAKRHWFRLFEFALPELLPIIMSLSDEQVKQILAKLRQDEQELVKEFAGKTPTQLQKEADENLQEQFDDWLGSVSAEQKVLIHQYNQQRLSTLDMWLEYRHEWLRQFEVALGQRADKALLTERLTLLMTQPDELKSEQHKVFLRKNTEAFGTLLLAMNTSLSEKQSKHFYKKLGGLIQDLTELNQEAIEKEASTKKA from the coding sequence ATGAAAAAAGGCGTGATGCTACTTGTGTGTCTCTTAGGCTTAAGCGCCTGTTCCACTAAATTCAGTTACCATTTTCTCGATTGGGCTATCGGTTGGGAGCAAGAGGACTACGTTACCTTAGATAAACCACAGCAAAAGGCATTTGACGCCCTCATTGAAAAATTTGTCCTGTGGCATCAATCTAAAGAATTGTCCCACTATGTGGTGCAATTAACCGAAGTCGAAAGCCTCATCAAAACCAATACCTTAACACCAGTATTATGGGCCGAGCATGTGGAGATTGCTAAGCGGCATTGGTTTCGTTTGTTTGAGTTTGCCTTGCCAGAATTACTGCCCATCATCATGTCCTTGTCAGATGAACAGGTGAAGCAAATCCTCGCCAAATTACGGCAAGATGAGCAGGAGCTCGTCAAAGAGTTTGCCGGCAAAACTCCAACGCAGTTACAAAAAGAGGCCGACGAAAACCTTCAAGAGCAATTTGATGACTGGCTTGGCAGTGTGAGTGCAGAACAAAAAGTGCTTATTCATCAGTATAATCAACAGCGTTTATCCACCTTAGATATGTGGCTCGAATACCGCCACGAATGGTTACGTCAGTTTGAAGTTGCTCTTGGGCAGCGGGCAGATAAAGCGCTATTAACCGAGCGTTTGACCCTGTTGATGACGCAGCCCGATGAGCTTAAGTCTGAGCAACATAAAGTGTTTTTGCGTAAAAATACTGAGGCATTTGGGACCTTACTGCTGGCGATGAACACGAGTTTGTCGGAGAAGCAGTCGAAACATTTTTATAAAAAGTTGGGTGGACTCATTCAAGATCTCACCGAGCTTAATCAAGAAGCCATTGAAAAAGAGGCGAGTACAAAAAAAGCCTAG
- a CDS encoding TonB-dependent receptor has protein sequence MLNSKTLNSNTSKRHSPFSTITPSLFLTRAPLALAIATALSTSAFAQTDAIDKPDPSTEMEVMVVTADFRSSSLEKMPSSITVIDSQKIQDESAQHFEDLLNSIANFNWSGGSSRPKYFQIRGVGEQEQYQGAPNSSVGYIIDDIDLSGIGMVSSMYDLQQVEVLRGPQGTRYGANALAGLIYLKSNDPTDVFEHGAEVSLGDDDLRTFSGFSSGPLTDSGKLLYRVSLQQHQQNGYHDNLYLGRDDTNGRDEFSGRAKLRWYATDDLQFDLTVLHADFDNGYDVWSLTNSPTQTTSDQPGVDSQRTTGAGFKATYSGAETFELTSLTSFANTDHHYSYDGDWSNPEYWASKQCSDDDGNLAPCQYDYFWDKTGQRKTVSQEFRLSSTEQGRIFADSTDWLLGVYGMNLKEDNQLYSEYNTLPDEVLDSEYEATNYAFFGQLDTDLGSDYALSVGLRLERRNSHYSDTNNDNFDPSETMWGGHIAVSKVLNDSHNAYVRVARGYKAGGFNMTLPVELNDKKEFSTETLYNYEIGLKSHWLAGLIDTNLALFYMDRQDQQVAASQQDPDKPQRFILFTENAGSSNNYGAELDATWYATDNLQIYSSLGWLETAYGDYQYQDKYGTEVDLTGRDLAHSPHLTYSLGGTYRTNSGWFINLNLSGKSEFYYSDSNESRSEPYTIVNARVGYEASAWSAYLWGRNLFNEEYGVRGFYFGNEPDNGWAEKQYIRYGDPRQIGVTFNVKFM, from the coding sequence ATGTTAAACAGTAAAACGCTAAACAGTAACACGTCAAAACGCCATTCCCCGTTTTCAACCATCACACCCAGCTTGTTTTTAACCCGAGCGCCGCTGGCGTTAGCCATTGCTACCGCGCTGAGCACTTCTGCATTTGCACAAACCGACGCTATCGATAAACCCGATCCCAGCACTGAGATGGAAGTCATGGTAGTGACGGCGGATTTTCGCAGTTCAAGCTTAGAAAAAATGCCCTCCAGCATTACCGTTATCGACAGTCAAAAAATTCAAGATGAAAGCGCGCAGCACTTTGAAGATCTGCTTAATTCTATTGCCAATTTTAACTGGTCGGGTGGAAGTTCGCGGCCGAAATATTTTCAAATTCGCGGCGTAGGTGAGCAAGAGCAATACCAAGGCGCGCCTAATTCTTCTGTGGGTTACATCATAGATGATATCGATTTATCCGGTATTGGCATGGTGTCGAGCATGTACGATCTACAACAGGTCGAAGTGTTACGCGGACCACAGGGCACACGTTATGGCGCGAATGCTTTAGCGGGACTGATTTATCTGAAAAGTAACGACCCCACCGATGTGTTTGAACATGGCGCAGAAGTCTCGTTAGGTGATGATGATTTACGTACGTTTAGCGGTTTCAGTTCTGGCCCATTAACGGATTCTGGCAAGCTGCTTTATCGCGTGTCACTGCAGCAACATCAACAGAATGGTTACCACGACAACCTCTATTTAGGTCGTGACGATACCAATGGCCGCGATGAGTTCAGCGGCCGCGCTAAGCTGCGCTGGTATGCGACTGACGATTTGCAGTTTGATTTAACTGTGCTGCACGCCGATTTTGATAATGGCTACGATGTGTGGAGTTTAACCAATTCTCCGACCCAGACGACATCGGATCAACCGGGTGTCGATAGCCAGCGCACCACAGGCGCAGGCTTTAAAGCGACCTATTCTGGCGCCGAAACCTTTGAGCTAACCTCGTTAACGTCCTTTGCTAATACCGATCACCATTACAGTTACGATGGCGATTGGTCGAACCCAGAGTATTGGGCTTCTAAGCAATGCAGTGATGACGATGGCAATCTGGCACCGTGCCAATATGATTATTTTTGGGATAAAACGGGCCAACGTAAAACCGTGTCGCAAGAGTTTCGCTTAAGTTCTACCGAGCAGGGCCGAATCTTTGCGGATAGCACAGATTGGTTGCTTGGTGTGTACGGCATGAATCTGAAAGAAGATAACCAATTGTATTCTGAGTACAATACTTTGCCGGATGAAGTCTTAGACTCTGAGTATGAAGCGACGAACTATGCCTTTTTTGGTCAGCTCGATACGGATCTGGGCTCAGATTATGCCTTATCTGTGGGCCTACGTTTAGAGCGCCGTAACAGCCATTACTCAGATACGAATAACGATAATTTCGACCCGAGTGAAACCATGTGGGGCGGTCATATTGCAGTGAGTAAAGTGCTGAATGACTCGCACAACGCTTATGTTCGTGTTGCACGCGGTTACAAGGCTGGCGGTTTCAACATGACTTTACCTGTCGAATTGAACGATAAAAAAGAGTTTAGTACTGAGACGCTTTATAACTATGAAATCGGCCTTAAATCCCATTGGTTAGCGGGGCTTATCGATACTAATTTGGCGCTGTTCTATATGGACAGGCAAGATCAACAGGTGGCGGCATCCCAGCAAGACCCTGATAAACCGCAGCGTTTTATCTTGTTCACCGAAAACGCTGGTAGTTCTAATAACTATGGTGCTGAGTTAGATGCGACCTGGTATGCCACGGATAATCTACAAATTTACTCAAGCTTAGGTTGGTTAGAAACAGCCTACGGTGATTACCAGTATCAGGATAAATACGGCACTGAGGTCGATTTAACTGGCCGCGATCTGGCTCATTCACCACACTTAACCTACAGCCTTGGCGGGACTTATCGTACCAATTCGGGCTGGTTTATTAACCTAAACCTGAGCGGTAAGAGTGAGTTTTACTACTCCGACAGCAATGAATCCCGCTCTGAGCCTTACACTATCGTCAATGCCCGTGTGGGTTATGAGGCGAGTGCATGGTCAGCCTATTTATGGGGCCGTAATTTGTTCAATGAAGAATACGGTGTGCGCGGCTTCTACTTCGGTAACGAGCCTGATAATGGCTGGGCTGAAAAGCAATATATTCGTTACGGCGATCCGCGTCAGATTGGCGTAACCTTTAACGTTAAGTTTATGTAA
- a CDS encoding phosphotransferase — translation MPDVIAAMQYTAGESFNALLPILKRAGLEQVLSICELSGGLSNHNYKITTPTGRYVLRVNADAADSFCTRQQERFYWQQLAQAKLAPALLWVSEDERYYLSDFIESDLIESYFIESDLIESAVASVAECAAIEHNVIDSERFQRKRFIHWSALERQTSAADFMLAQVSLGILHHGDSQQAYLNPEPPIEQDKHPNSAAHLLLELLLQLRELPTGSYAISVTEQWQEYHQQMLAYQASLALTHDWSERVAKLLGIQIDIKHWCNDLAACLIKPQFCHRDLNPHNLLLKNNRLYCIDFEYATASHPLCELAVVLATHALTPIQQNELVTQYLSQHPYVTAHAVAAVPAAIDMYWVFACYWALLMAAQTEASRSADYLAWFDCFWPLITQES, via the coding sequence ATGCCCGATGTAATCGCAGCCATGCAATACACAGCAGGCGAATCATTCAACGCACTCTTGCCCATACTCAAACGAGCTGGGCTGGAGCAAGTGTTAAGTATTTGCGAGCTTTCGGGCGGCTTGAGTAATCATAATTATAAGATCACTACGCCCACAGGTCGTTATGTGCTGCGGGTCAATGCCGATGCGGCGGACAGTTTTTGCACCCGCCAGCAGGAGCGTTTTTACTGGCAACAACTCGCCCAAGCTAAACTTGCCCCAGCACTGCTGTGGGTGAGTGAAGATGAGCGCTACTACCTCAGTGATTTTATTGAGAGTGACCTTATTGAGAGTTATTTTATCGAGAGTGACCTTATCGAAAGTGCTGTAGCGAGCGTTGCAGAGTGTGCGGCAATTGAACACAATGTGATTGATAGCGAACGCTTTCAACGTAAACGCTTTATCCATTGGTCTGCCTTAGAGCGCCAAACCAGTGCCGCTGATTTTATGCTGGCGCAAGTGTCTTTGGGCATTTTACATCACGGCGATTCACAACAAGCTTATTTAAATCCTGAACCGCCAATAGAGCAAGATAAGCATCCCAACTCAGCTGCGCATTTACTGCTTGAATTATTGCTACAATTGCGGGAACTGCCCACAGGTTCTTATGCCATTAGTGTCACAGAGCAATGGCAGGAATATCACCAGCAGATGCTTGCCTATCAGGCATCTCTTGCGCTCACGCACGATTGGAGTGAGCGAGTGGCTAAGCTGCTTGGTATTCAAATCGACATCAAACATTGGTGTAATGACTTAGCGGCTTGTTTAATTAAACCGCAGTTTTGCCATCGCGATCTTAATCCCCACAATCTTTTACTCAAAAACAACCGTTTGTATTGTATCGATTTTGAGTATGCAACAGCGTCGCATCCCCTGTGTGAGTTAGCCGTAGTGTTAGCGACCCATGCGTTAACGCCAATCCAGCAAAACGAGTTAGTGACACAGTATCTGAGTCAACATCCCTATGTCACGGCCCACGCCGTAGCGGCCGTGCCTGCCGCCATTGACATGTACTGGGTATTTGCTTGCTACTGGGCATTATTGATGGCAGCGCAAACGGAGGCCAGTCGTAGCGCCGACTATCTCGCATGGTTTGATTGTTTTTGGCCGCTCATCACCCAAGAATCATAG
- a CDS encoding PaaI family thioesterase, which translates to MSANNSILDAASKTQNAQVKAPIDVQGIVKRATELNDFGHLLEHVPYAKFIGMKVERFGDELIFKLPAKDDNIGNPVLPAIHGGVIAGFMEMSAIVQLMVFMQTAKVPKVVDFSIDYLRAGLHKDSFAECRITRQGRRVANVNIDCWQTNRKQLIATARAHFLID; encoded by the coding sequence ATGAGCGCAAATAATTCGATACTAGATGCCGCCAGTAAAACTCAAAACGCACAGGTTAAAGCGCCTATTGATGTGCAAGGCATAGTTAAACGCGCCACTGAACTTAATGATTTTGGCCATTTACTTGAGCACGTTCCCTATGCCAAATTTATTGGCATGAAGGTGGAGCGTTTTGGTGATGAACTGATTTTTAAATTGCCCGCTAAAGACGACAATATCGGTAATCCTGTGTTGCCAGCGATTCATGGCGGCGTCATTGCAGGTTTTATGGAGATGTCGGCGATAGTGCAGTTAATGGTCTTTATGCAAACAGCCAAAGTACCTAAAGTGGTTGATTTTTCAATCGACTATTTACGTGCAGGACTGCATAAAGATAGCTTTGCTGAATGTCGTATTACCCGTCAGGGGCGACGAGTGGCCAACGTGAATATCGATTGTTGGCAAACCAATCGTAAGCAGCTCATCGCTACGGCACGGGCGCACTTTCTGATTGATTAA
- a CDS encoding M61 family metallopeptidase, with product MIHYQIIPVDPKAHLFAVTMTLSQPKPVQVFSLPAWLPGSYMVRDFAKNIIELKAQDANGQTLKLIQLDKQTWSVDNNSSEIILTYQVYAWDLSVRTAHLDTTHGFFNGSSVFLSAHGFEQQTHTVTMLPPSEPTLSDWRVATSMTRISGDDFAFGQFSATSYDELIDHPVEMGLFTLASFDACGVQHDIVLNGRHRACMPRLCQDLKAICEYQINLFGTPAPFKRYLFMTTVLDNGFGGLEHRASTALMCSRKDLPLSLNAPINNDYRTYLSLCSHEYFHSWNVKRIKPECFLPYKLEAETYTPQLWAYEGITSYYDDFLTYRAGLVDEHSYLDMLSETFTRVYRSQGRFKQSVKDSSFNAWTKFYKQDENAQNAIISYYTKGALFALYLDLTLRSETQGKYNLDHVMQILWQEYALQDKGTTDGCHQAIVERLLDRDCHDLFAYLDNTDDIPLAALLAEFGVEFNLRASQGPQDVGGGQAKGYDIAFGAKTQVAPMGLKVVTVTQGSPAHLAGLSAGDILIAADNLQVSAQFESQLQQYPLGESLNLHWFRRDELMTGELMITAAPKDTVALAISDKTKLAAWLGR from the coding sequence ATGATCCATTACCAGATAATCCCCGTCGATCCGAAAGCCCATTTATTCGCAGTCACTATGACATTATCCCAGCCCAAGCCAGTGCAGGTCTTTAGCCTCCCCGCTTGGCTACCTGGCAGTTATATGGTGCGCGACTTTGCTAAAAATATCATTGAACTCAAGGCACAAGATGCTAATGGCCAAACACTCAAGCTCATACAGCTAGATAAGCAAACTTGGTCGGTTGACAATAATAGCAGCGAAATCATTTTGACTTATCAAGTGTATGCTTGGGATCTGTCGGTGCGCACTGCGCATTTGGACACAACCCACGGCTTCTTTAACGGCAGTAGCGTGTTTTTATCCGCCCACGGTTTTGAACAACAAACCCACACTGTCACTATGTTACCGCCCTCTGAGCCCACATTAAGTGATTGGCGCGTCGCTACCAGCATGACCCGCATCAGTGGTGACGACTTTGCCTTCGGCCAATTTAGTGCCACAAGCTATGACGAGCTTATCGATCATCCAGTGGAAATGGGCTTATTTACCTTAGCCAGTTTCGATGCCTGCGGCGTCCAACACGATATCGTACTCAATGGCCGCCACCGCGCTTGCATGCCAAGGCTCTGCCAAGACTTGAAAGCCATTTGTGAGTATCAAATCAATCTCTTCGGCACGCCTGCGCCGTTTAAACGTTATTTGTTTATGACCACAGTATTAGACAATGGCTTTGGCGGGTTAGAGCACAGAGCTTCTACCGCATTGATGTGTTCTCGCAAGGACTTACCGCTATCGCTCAATGCGCCAATTAATAACGACTATCGCACTTATTTATCCCTGTGCAGCCACGAGTATTTCCACAGCTGGAACGTGAAGCGGATTAAGCCGGAGTGCTTTTTACCCTATAAACTTGAGGCTGAAACCTATACGCCGCAGCTATGGGCCTATGAAGGTATCACCTCTTATTATGATGACTTCCTTACCTATCGCGCCGGACTGGTAGATGAACACAGCTATTTAGATATGCTGAGTGAAACCTTCACTCGCGTCTATCGCAGCCAAGGACGCTTTAAACAAAGTGTTAAAGATTCAAGCTTTAATGCCTGGACTAAGTTCTATAAGCAGGATGAAAACGCGCAAAACGCCATCATCAGTTATTACACCAAAGGCGCGCTGTTTGCGCTGTACTTAGATTTAACCCTGCGCAGTGAAACCCAAGGCAAATACAATCTCGACCATGTTATGCAGATTTTATGGCAGGAATATGCTCTGCAAGACAAAGGCACGACTGACGGCTGTCACCAAGCGATTGTCGAGCGACTCCTTGACCGTGATTGCCACGATTTGTTTGCCTACTTAGATAACACCGATGATATTCCACTGGCTGCGCTACTCGCCGAATTTGGCGTCGAGTTTAACCTTCGAGCCAGCCAAGGTCCGCAGGATGTGGGCGGCGGGCAAGCTAAAGGTTATGACATTGCCTTTGGCGCGAAAACTCAAGTGGCGCCGATGGGATTGAAAGTGGTGACAGTTACCCAAGGCAGCCCTGCCCACCTTGCGGGGTTAAGTGCGGGGGATATCTTAATCGCCGCCGATAACTTGCAAGTCAGCGCGCAATTTGAGTCGCAGCTGCAGCAATATCCGCTGGGTGAATCCTTGAATCTACATTGGTTTAGACGGGATGAATTGATGACGGGTGAATTGATGATAACTGCCGCGCCGAAGGACACTGTCGCCCTAGCGATTAGCGACAAGACTAAACTCGCGGCTTGGTTAGGACGTTAA
- the cctA gene encoding tetraheme c-type cytochrome CctA: MSKKLLSALFGASLAALALSPTAFAADQKLSDFHAESGGCESCHKDGTPSADGAFEFEQCQSCHGSLAEMDAVHKPHDGNLVCADCHAVHDMNVGEKPTCESCHDDGRTPATILKK, from the coding sequence GTGAGCAAAAAACTATTAAGTGCGCTTTTCGGGGCTAGTCTCGCAGCGTTAGCGCTGTCGCCAACCGCATTTGCTGCAGATCAAAAATTGTCTGATTTCCACGCTGAGTCGGGTGGTTGTGAAAGCTGTCATAAAGATGGTACACCTTCTGCGGATGGTGCCTTTGAATTTGAACAGTGTCAAAGCTGTCACGGTTCTCTTGCTGAGATGGACGCTGTTCATAAACCACATGACGGCAATTTAGTCTGTGCAGATTGTCATGCGGTGCATGATATGAATGTAGGTGAAAAACCTACCTGTGAAAGCTGCCATGATGATGGCCGTACACCTGCGACTATTCTGAAAAAATAA